agtccctgctcctgccgcacAAAGGCGGACGCGGCTCCGAGCGGGGCGAGCGGGGCGCTCCGTGCGCGGCGCtggagcggcggcggccccgccccgccgcgggcCGGGGCCGAGCGCTCGGGCGGGCGGCGCTCAGGATGCTCGGGCAGCGccgcgggccgggcgggcgcgaTGGAGCCGCCTGAGGGCTGGGACCCCTACGGGCGTCCGGCCCAGCGCACGCAGTGGCTGGTCAGCGCCCTGGCCTACCACTACGGGCTGGACCGCGGCGTGGAGAACGAGATCGTCGTGCTGGCCACCGGCCTGGATCAGTACCTGCAGGAGATCTTCCACCACCTGGACTGCGCCGGGGCGGGCCGCATCCCCAGCGAAGACTTCCGCACgctgtgccaggtgctggggctggaagagGCGGCGGAGCCCGAGGAGGGCGCGGGGCTGTGGGACGGGCTCTCGGCCGAGCTCACCTTCCGCCAGTTCCACGCGCGGGGCCGCGTCTGCCGCTCGGCCGGGAGAGCGAGCACATCGAGACCCAGATCCGCCTGcgcagcccccgccgccgccgctgccgcgccCACCCCGCCGAGCCCGAGCAGCGGCCGCCGGGGCCCTGCTGCCGAGAGCGCTCCAAGGAGATGGTGGCGCTGGAGCAGGCCGAGGAGCGTCTCGccaagctgcaggaggagaacgGCAGCCTGCGGGAGCTGGTGGAGGACATGCGGGCCGCCCTGCAGAGCAGCGATGCGCGGTGCCTGGCGCTGCAGGTGAGTCCGGGGGCGGCTCGGGGGTACCGAGCGTTCAGGAGAGATGCTGCTCTCGGAAAGTCAGTGTTTCTATCCCTCCACCTCCAGACTGACAGTCACGTTGCTCGTTCATGCTCGGCATTAACTTTTGAGCAAAGTTGACTTACAGGGAGGCTTTTAGGAGAAATGCATGGGACCGGTGTGCCGTTAAATAGATTTGTGATGAGCACTGTTCAAAGTGTAGGGGAGTTCAGCTTAACAAACCCACGGGTAcgatgctgctgcttcttctcctgcagccaggatgTGCTGATACCAGATGCTGGGTATGCACCACTGCAGGGTTTTTCCTGAGGTAAGGAAGAGCTTTTGGATTCTTACCTGCACAAGCACATGCAGTGTCTCAGTCATAAGTGCCTCAGAAATATTAGAAGTGTGTTTTCTTCAGAGTGTGGTCACAAGAGTTCAGAGTTGGAGCCAGTTCTGCGGGCAGGCTGATGAATAGTCTGGGgcttctctgcagagccccaTTAATTCTGGGACTGGTCTCTGCTGGTTCTGCTGTACTGGCTCCAGCGAAACACATCCACACTTAACAGCAGTTCAGTTTCTCTGGCATGAAATAATGTGGAACAGGCAGAGAGCAGTGAAGGGCAGCATGGACCAATTGTTCTGGCAGGTCTGAGGAGGTCTGATTTGGTCCTAACACAGCACTCACAGAACTCTGCTCCACCTGTGACACTTCCACTTGTAGTAGATGACTGATCCTCTTCACAATGTCCAGCAAGGCAGGTCAAAGACACTTTGACCATTTTCATCttaaaaagggagaggaaattgGCAGCAAACATGAAGTCACCAGTCAGAGGTCCCAGGAAGAATCAAAAGAACAAAGAGGTGAGCTTCAGAACACCCCCAGGTGCCCTGAACAGAACTTCATTGGAAATAGCTTTTTCAGCACACTACTTGACTCCTGAGTACAGACCATAGTAATGACATTAAAAGTTATGCAGGAACTTGTGCAATAACGTAATAGTGAGtagtttgaaaattaaatgtatagCTAGGTATTCAAAACTACTTTCCAGAGATTGTTTCCTGTCTCTGTATTTGGCAAAGGTCAAGTAGCTTTACTTGCTGATAAACTAGATGTGAGTtgaaaaaagcccaacaaagCACAATGCAACTACTTTCAATCAATTTCTCCCTGCTTTGTGCTCCTGGTCACTGCAGGTGGGACTGCGGAAGAGCCATGCCAGCCATAAGGAAGAAGGATCGTGCTTCATAGGGAGTAAGAGACCATTAGCACAGAAGCACTCCCAGACCAAGTGCCTCCAAAGTGTCCTGAAGGAAAAGGAGCTCATCACAGAAGCACTCCCAGACCAAGTGCCTCCAAAGTGTCCTGAAGGAAAAGGAGCTCATCACAGAAGCACTCCCAGACCAAGTGCCTCCAAAGTGTCCTGAAGGAAAAggagctcacctgcagctccagggatgggcagatTGAAGAAGCCATCAGGTTCAatcaggctggagaaggagctgcagagctctcaggaaGCTCTGATCAGCCTGGGGGATTGCAACCGTAACCTGaagagggagcaggcagagatgaGGAGGAAGGTGGAGGAGGCCAGACACGCTGTCCTGACAAGTCAAAgtgaaggagctggaggtgagAGCTAACGAGGTGCCACATCTGCAAGGATACATTCAGCAGCTGGAATCACAACTGCAGCACTACAGGTAGGTCAGAGTCTTTCCGAAAGTGCCTGTAAAAtcacagtgctgggacacaAGGCAGTTTGAGAATGTCTGCTTGTGGCTTATTAAATGTCTCCAAAACACCTTGTCAAATGTAGCCAGAGGGAAATGAGAAGCTGCTTGTCCATTTTCTTGGTTGGGGTCTGTAGGAGATCTGGGAGCCTTCCAGGCCAAAGTAAGGGTGCAGATCTACAGAGAGCTGAAGTTACTCCTCAGACACACAACAACAGAGCTCAGCATAAGAATGCTTCAA
This genomic interval from Catharus ustulatus isolate bCatUst1 chromosome 13, bCatUst1.pri.v2, whole genome shotgun sequence contains the following:
- the LOC117002365 gene encoding LOW QUALITY PROTEIN: EF-hand and coiled-coil domain-containing protein 1-like (The sequence of the model RefSeq protein was modified relative to this genomic sequence to represent the inferred CDS: inserted 1 base in 1 codon), encoding MEPPEGWDPYGRPAQRTQWLVSALAYHYGLDRGVENEIVVLATGLDQYLQEIFHHLDCAGAGRIPSEDFRTLCQVLGLEEAAEPEEGAGLWDGLSAELTFRQFHARXPRLPLGRESEHIETQIRLRSPRRRRCRAHPAEPEQRPPGPCCRERSKEMVALEQAEERLAKLQEENGSLRELVEDMRAALQSSDARCLALQVGLRKSHASHKEEGSCFIGSKRPLAQKHSQTKCLQSVLKEKELITEALPDQVPPKCPEGKGAHLQLQGWAD